Proteins encoded by one window of Amaranthus tricolor cultivar Red isolate AtriRed21 chromosome 4, ASM2621246v1, whole genome shotgun sequence:
- the LOC130809937 gene encoding probable methyltransferase PMT15, producing MAKFHYHLKQIIILFFNHKLNLYYMLSLLLLCSLSYLLGSYHPNSNPHSSLFPTPKIASSCFTLTNYSKNPFPLPLDFSSHHSHLSSDQPIHHFPPCNVNFSEYTPCHDVQRSLRFARDRLIYRERHCPIDESEFLRCRVPAPNGYRTPFRWPKSRDMVWYANVPHKWLTVEKAGQNWVRFEDDRFTFPGGGTMFPRGADAYIDDIGKIINLKDGSVRTAIDTGCGVASFGAYLLSRNILPVSFAPKDTHEAQVQFALERGVPALIGILATKRLPYPSKSFDLAHCSRCLIPWGQYDGLYLIEVDRILRPGGYWILSGPPINWEDHWKGWERSKEDLNSEQSTIEAVAKSLCWKKVRQRGDIAVWQKPTNHVHCHKNRRLFNKPRFCVAQDPDLAWDTDMEACLTPLPAVTNITQIAGRLAKWPERLTAIPPRIRSGSLDGITPDVFKKDTAIWKQRLAYYKTLNNELNDQGRYRNVLDMNANLGGFAAALVDDPVWVMNIVPVEAKVNTLGVVFERGLIGTYQSWCEAMSTYPRTYDLIHADSVFRLYEARCKMEDILLEMDRILRPEGCVIFRDDIDVLVKVKNNIEEMQWNSIIFDHEDGPMNREKIMVAVKQYWTAPAVAQTVS from the exons ATGGCAAAATTTCACTACCAcctcaaacaaataataatccTCTTCTTCAACCATAAACTAAACCTCTATTACATGCTATCTCTCCTTCTTCTATGTTCCCTTTCTTACCTCTTAGGTTCATACCACCCAAATTCAAACCCTCATTCATCCCTCTTTCCCACCCCTAAAATTGCTTCTTCATGTTTCACCCTCACAAATTATTCGAAAAACCCATTTCCCCTCCCTCTCGATTTCTCCTCTCATCACTCACACCTTTCTTCCGATCAACCTATTCATCATTTCCCACCCTGTAACGTTAATTTCTCTGAATATACTCCCTGTCACGATGTACAACGGTCGCTCCGGTTCGCTCGAGACCGGCTTATTTATCGTGAACGTCATTGTCCGATAGATGAGAGTGAGTTCCTTAGGTGCCGTGTGCCTGCTCCGAATGGGTACAGAACCCCATTTAGATGGCCTAAAAGTAGGGATATGGTTTGGTATGCTAATGTACCTCATAAATGGTTAACCGTTGAAAAAGCCGGACAAAATTGGGTCCGGTTTGAAGACGATCGGTTCACATTTCCTGGTGGCGGAACTATGTTTCCTCGTGGTGCAGATGCTTATATTGATGATATTGGAAAAATTATTAATCTTAAAGATGGGTCGGTTCGAACCGCCATTGATACCGGTTGTGGG GTTGCTAGTTTTGGGGCCTATTTATTGTCACGAAATATACTACCTGTATCCTTTGCACCAAAAGACACTCATGAAGCTCAAGTACAATTTGCCCTTGAGAGAGGTGTCCCAGCATTAATAGGGATTTTGGCTACTAAACGCCTCCCTTACCCTTCTAAATCTTTTGATCTAGCTCATTGCTCGCGGTGCCTCATTCCTTGGGGTCAATATG ATGGGCTATACCTGATAGAAGTGGACCGGATCCTACGACCAGGAGGTTATTGGATCCTTTCAGGACCACCCATTAATTGGGAGgaccattggaagggttgggaAAGAAGTAAAGAAGATTTGAACTCAGAACAATCTACAATTGAAGCTGTTGCTAAAAGCTTGTGCTGGAAAAAAGTAAGGCAACGTGGGGATATTGCTGTTTGGCAAAAGCCTACTAATCATGTTCACTGCCACAAAAATCGCAGGCTCTTCAACAAACCACGGTTTTGTGTTGCTCAAGATCCTGATCTTGCATG GGACACAGATATGGAGGCATGTCTAACCCCACTCCCAGCAGTCACAAACATAACACAAATAGCAGGACGGCTAGCAAAATGGCCAGAGAGACTAACCGCAATTCCTCCTAGGATACGCAGTGGTAGCTTGGATGGTATAACCCCTGATGTCTTTAAAAAAGATACTGCTATTTGGAAGCAGAGATTGGCCTACTACAAGACCTTAAACAATGAGCTGAATGACCAAGGGAGATATCGTAATGTTCTTGACATGAACGCCAATTTGGGTGGTTTCGCAGCTGCTCTTGTTGATGATCCTGTTTGGGTTATGAATATTGTCCCTGTTGAAGCCAAAGTTAACACTCTTGGAGTTGTCTTTGAGCGCGGTTTGATTGGCACCTATCAGAGTTG GTGTGAGGCAATGTCTACTTATCCAAGAACATACGACTTAATACATGCCGATTCTGTATTCAGACTTTACGAGGCCAG ATGTAAGATGGAAGATATACTGTTAGAGATGGACAGGATATTACGCCCCGAAGGTTGCGTAATATTCAGAGATGACATTGATGTTCTAGTGAAGGTGAAAAACAACATTGAGGAAATGCAGTGGAATAGCATTATATTTGATCATGAAGATGGTCCTATGAATAGGGAGAAGATTATGGTTGCTGTTAAACAATATTGGACAGCTCCTGCAGTTGCACAAACTGTTTCCTAG